Proteins co-encoded in one Cupriavidus nantongensis genomic window:
- a CDS encoding FixH family protein, protein MSQQGNPWWKEPWPWLLMAGPLVAMVACGVTIWLASAHPDLPVQGATRHGLVVEKAEAVAPRSAAARQP, encoded by the coding sequence ATGAGTCAGCAAGGCAATCCGTGGTGGAAGGAACCGTGGCCGTGGCTGCTGATGGCCGGTCCGCTGGTGGCCATGGTGGCGTGCGGCGTGACGATCTGGCTGGCGTCGGCGCACCCTGACCTGCCGGTGCAGGGCGCGACGCGGCATGGCCTGGTGGTCGAGAAGGCGGAAGCAGTGGCGCCCAGGTCCGCGGCAGCGAGGCAGCCATGA
- the ccoG gene encoding cytochrome c oxidase accessory protein CcoG, with amino-acid sequence MNAPGTEEVARAADLQRSAAAPGETSEETLYEVRRKIYPRSVKGAFSSWRVWLVILTQLIYYGTPWLQWNGRQAVLFDLGERKFYIFGLVLWPQDVIYLTVLLVISALALFLFTAIAGRLFCGYACPQTVYTEIFMWIERRVEGDRIARIRLDGDPWSLRKFRIKATKHFLWVLIALWTGFTFIGYFAPIRELGGEVLALTLGPWQAFWMLFYAFATWGNAGFMREQVCKYMCPYARFQSVMVDRDTYVVTYDVGRGEPRGSRSRKTDHHQVGLGDCVNCSICVQVCPTGIDIRDGLQYECIGCGACIDACNQVMDKMDYPRGLIRYTSENAMRKGLSAAASRKRLLRPRVIIYSVIWVALLAGFMASIMLRTPLKVDIIRDRGALGREVEGRWIENVYRLQLINTTEAPMQIRVRADSDELKGLTVEYDKQAESLAPTSNRLLPIRIRVPIEAATQGTHKINVTVTSEGTEQGHAEIRQSTSFIVPRDL; translated from the coding sequence ATGAATGCGCCCGGGACCGAAGAAGTGGCCCGGGCGGCCGACCTGCAACGGTCGGCCGCTGCGCCGGGCGAGACCTCGGAAGAAACCCTTTACGAGGTCCGCCGCAAAATCTATCCGCGCTCGGTGAAGGGCGCGTTCTCCAGCTGGCGGGTCTGGCTGGTGATCCTGACCCAGCTGATCTACTACGGCACGCCCTGGCTCCAGTGGAACGGACGCCAGGCCGTGCTGTTTGACCTTGGCGAGCGCAAGTTCTATATCTTCGGGCTGGTGCTGTGGCCGCAGGATGTCATCTACCTGACCGTGCTGCTGGTCATCTCCGCGCTGGCGCTGTTCCTGTTCACGGCGATCGCGGGACGGCTGTTCTGCGGCTACGCGTGTCCGCAGACGGTCTATACCGAGATCTTCATGTGGATCGAGCGGCGGGTCGAAGGCGACCGCATCGCCCGCATCCGCCTCGACGGCGATCCGTGGAGCCTGCGCAAGTTCCGCATCAAGGCGACCAAGCATTTCCTGTGGGTGCTGATCGCACTGTGGACCGGTTTCACCTTCATCGGCTACTTTGCGCCGATCCGCGAGCTGGGCGGCGAGGTGCTGGCGCTGACGCTGGGCCCCTGGCAGGCGTTCTGGATGCTGTTCTACGCGTTCGCCACGTGGGGCAACGCAGGCTTCATGCGCGAGCAGGTGTGCAAGTACATGTGTCCCTACGCGCGTTTCCAGAGCGTGATGGTGGACCGCGACACCTATGTCGTGACCTATGACGTTGGCCGCGGCGAGCCGCGCGGCAGCCGCTCGCGCAAGACCGACCATCACCAGGTCGGGCTTGGCGATTGCGTCAACTGCAGCATCTGCGTGCAGGTGTGCCCGACCGGCATCGACATCCGCGATGGCCTGCAGTACGAGTGCATCGGCTGCGGTGCCTGCATCGACGCCTGCAACCAGGTCATGGACAAGATGGACTACCCGCGCGGGCTGATCCGGTACACCTCGGAGAACGCGATGCGCAAGGGCCTGTCCGCCGCGGCATCGCGCAAGCGCCTGCTGCGTCCGCGCGTCATCATCTACTCGGTGATCTGGGTGGCGCTGCTGGCGGGTTTCATGGCGTCGATCATGCTGCGCACGCCGCTGAAGGTCGACATCATCCGCGACCGCGGTGCGCTGGGCCGGGAGGTGGAGGGGCGCTGGATCGAGAACGTCTATCGGCTGCAGCTGATCAACACCACCGAAGCGCCGATGCAGATCCGCGTGCGCGCCGACAGCGATGAACTGAAGGGCCTGACGGTCGAATACGACAAGCAGGCCGAATCGCTGGCGCCGACTTCCAACCGGCTGCTGCCGATCCGCATCCGCGTGCCGATCGAGGCAGCCACGCAGGGCACGCACAAGATCAACGTAACCGTAACGAGCGAAGGCACGGAGCAGGGGCATGCCGAAATCCGGCAATCCACCAGTTTTATCGTGCCGCGCGATTTGTAA
- the ccoP gene encoding cytochrome-c oxidase, cbb3-type subunit III codes for MSDFISDFWSYYIAAIALIGIVWCVWLLFSQRKITKTPGGTEDTGHVWDGDLRELNNPLPRWWMWMFLLACIFGLAYLVLYPGLGSYAGVLKFSTQGELAAHRAAQERMQNEIYGKYLKMDIKQVAADPQAREIGQRLFLNYCAQCHGSDARGSRGFPNLTDSDWLYGGDPETISQTITKGRNGVMPPFGAVIDAKQAGDVAQYVRSLSGLSSDPIRVSRGEGAFKTTCVACHGAGGKGNQALGAPNLSDNVWLYGSSEASIVEAILKGHNNHMPAHEEILTPERIRMLTAYVWGLSNTGGGAGQ; via the coding sequence ATGAGCGATTTCATTTCCGATTTCTGGAGTTACTACATTGCCGCCATCGCGCTCATCGGCATCGTCTGGTGCGTATGGCTGCTGTTCTCCCAACGCAAGATCACCAAGACCCCCGGCGGCACGGAAGATACCGGCCATGTCTGGGATGGCGACCTGCGTGAGCTGAACAACCCGCTGCCGCGCTGGTGGATGTGGATGTTCCTGCTGGCCTGCATTTTCGGCCTGGCCTATCTGGTGCTGTATCCCGGCCTGGGCTCGTACGCCGGCGTGCTGAAGTTCTCCACGCAGGGCGAACTGGCCGCGCATCGCGCGGCGCAGGAACGCATGCAGAACGAGATCTACGGCAAGTACCTGAAGATGGACATCAAGCAGGTGGCCGCCGACCCGCAGGCGCGCGAGATCGGCCAGCGCCTGTTCCTGAACTACTGCGCGCAGTGCCATGGCTCGGACGCGCGCGGCAGCCGCGGCTTTCCCAACCTGACCGACAGCGACTGGCTGTACGGCGGCGATCCCGAGACCATCAGCCAGACCATCACCAAGGGCCGCAACGGCGTGATGCCGCCGTTCGGCGCGGTCATCGATGCCAAGCAGGCGGGCGACGTGGCGCAGTATGTGCGTTCGCTGTCCGGGCTGTCGTCGGATCCGATCCGCGTGTCGCGCGGCGAAGGCGCGTTCAAGACCACCTGCGTGGCCTGCCACGGCGCCGGCGGCAAGGGCAACCAGGCGCTCGGTGCGCCGAACCTGTCGGATAACGTCTGGCTCTATGGCAGCTCGGAAGCCAGCATCGTCGAGGCCATCCTGAAGGGCCACAACAACCACATGCCGGCACACGAGGAAATCCTGACGCCCGAACGCATCCGCATGCTGACTGCCTATGTGTGGGGACTGTCCAATACGGGAGGCGGAGCCGGGCAATGA
- a CDS encoding cbb3-type cytochrome oxidase subunit 3 translates to MAMITAIATVVSMVVFLGICWWAWSAGRQAANRESAMLPFALPDETTTTSSRNT, encoded by the coding sequence ATGGCCATGATCACCGCCATCGCGACCGTCGTGTCGATGGTCGTATTCCTCGGCATCTGCTGGTGGGCCTGGTCCGCCGGCCGCCAGGCCGCCAACCGCGAATCCGCCATGCTGCCGTTCGCGCTGCCTGACGAAACTACGACAACATCGAGCCGGAACACCTAG
- the ccoO gene encoding cytochrome-c oxidase, cbb3-type subunit II: MSDKQRFFSHETLEKNIGWLIICTILVVSIAGLVQIVPLFFQHSTTEPDPGITPYSPLRLMGRDIYIREGCVGCHSQQVRTLQAETERYGHYSTAGESVYDHPFLWGSKRTGPDLARVGGRYSDDWQRIHLRNPRDVVPESVMPSYPWLEKAVLPTNDIQARMRALVKLGVPYTDADIAKAPEELKGKTEEDALVAYLQGLGTNRRNVRVDAAAAVPKE; encoded by the coding sequence ATGTCCGACAAACAACGCTTCTTTTCCCACGAAACGCTGGAGAAGAACATCGGCTGGCTGATCATCTGCACGATCCTCGTGGTCAGTATCGCGGGTCTGGTCCAGATCGTGCCGCTGTTCTTCCAGCACTCCACCACCGAGCCGGATCCGGGCATCACGCCGTATTCGCCGCTGCGGCTGATGGGGCGCGATATCTATATCCGCGAAGGCTGCGTCGGCTGCCACTCGCAGCAGGTGCGCACGCTGCAGGCCGAAACCGAACGCTACGGCCATTACTCCACCGCCGGTGAATCGGTCTACGATCATCCGTTCCTGTGGGGCTCCAAGCGTACCGGCCCCGACCTGGCGCGCGTGGGCGGACGCTACTCCGACGACTGGCAGCGCATCCACCTGCGCAACCCGCGCGACGTGGTGCCGGAATCCGTGATGCCGTCGTACCCGTGGCTGGAGAAGGCCGTGCTGCCAACCAACGATATCCAGGCGCGCATGCGTGCGCTGGTCAAGCTGGGCGTGCCGTACACCGACGCCGACATCGCCAAGGCGCCGGAAGAGCTGAAAGGCAAGACCGAGGAAGACGCGCTGGTCGCCTACCTGCAGGGCCTGGGCACCAACCGCCGCAACGTGCGCGTCGATGCCGCAGCCGCGGTACCGAAGGAGTAA
- the ccoN gene encoding cytochrome-c oxidase, cbb3-type subunit I — translation MDVTAASSRVDTFNYGVVRQFAVMTVVWGIVGMAVGVLLAAQLIWPELNFNTPWLSFGRLRPLHTNAVIFAFGGSALFATSYYVVQRTCQARLFCGPLAAFTFWGWQLVIVAAAITLPLGITTSKEYAELEWPIDLLITAVWVAYAIVFFGTIVKRKTRHIYVANWFFGAYILTIALLHIVNNIEMPVSLWKSYSAYAGVQDAMIQWWYGHNAVGFFLTTSFLGMMYYFIPKQAERPIFSYRLSIVHFWALNFTYMWAGPHHLQYTALPDWAQSLGMVFSLILLAPSWGGMINGIMTLSGAWHKLRTDPILKFLVVALSFYGMSTFEGSMMSIKTVNALSHYTDWTIGHVHSGALGWVAMISIGSLYYLIPRLFGEKQMYSVRLIEWHFWIATIGVVLYIASMWIAGVMEGLMWRATQPDGTLTYAFVEAVKAKYPFYLIRLLGGMCFLSGMLLMAYNIAKTIVGKPAIDAPIPASIAASAH, via the coding sequence ATGGATGTCACTGCCGCGTCATCACGCGTCGACACCTTCAATTACGGCGTCGTAAGACAGTTCGCTGTCATGACGGTAGTCTGGGGGATCGTCGGCATGGCCGTCGGCGTGCTGCTGGCAGCACAGTTGATCTGGCCCGAACTCAACTTCAATACACCGTGGCTGTCGTTCGGCCGGCTGCGTCCGCTGCATACCAATGCGGTGATCTTCGCCTTCGGCGGCAGCGCGCTGTTCGCCACGTCGTACTACGTGGTCCAGCGCACCTGCCAGGCGCGCCTGTTCTGCGGCCCGCTGGCCGCGTTCACGTTCTGGGGCTGGCAGCTGGTCATCGTCGCGGCCGCCATCACGCTGCCGCTGGGCATCACCACCTCCAAGGAGTACGCCGAACTCGAATGGCCCATCGACCTGCTGATCACCGCGGTCTGGGTGGCCTACGCCATCGTGTTTTTCGGCACCATCGTCAAGCGCAAGACCCGGCATATCTACGTCGCGAACTGGTTCTTCGGCGCCTACATCCTGACCATCGCGCTGCTGCATATCGTCAACAACATCGAGATGCCGGTGTCGTTGTGGAAGTCCTACTCGGCCTACGCCGGCGTGCAGGACGCGATGATCCAGTGGTGGTACGGCCATAACGCGGTCGGCTTCTTCCTGACCACCAGCTTCCTGGGCATGATGTACTACTTCATTCCCAAGCAGGCCGAGCGCCCGATCTTTTCCTACCGCCTGTCCATCGTCCACTTCTGGGCGCTGAACTTCACCTACATGTGGGCCGGCCCGCACCACCTGCAGTACACCGCGCTGCCCGACTGGGCGCAGTCGCTCGGCATGGTGTTCTCGCTGATCCTGCTGGCGCCCTCCTGGGGCGGCATGATCAACGGCATCATGACCCTGTCGGGTGCCTGGCACAAGCTGCGCACCGACCCGATCCTGAAGTTCCTGGTGGTGGCGCTGTCGTTCTACGGCATGTCCACGTTCGAAGGCTCGATGATGTCGATCAAGACCGTCAACGCGCTGTCGCACTACACCGACTGGACCATCGGCCACGTGCACTCCGGCGCGCTGGGCTGGGTCGCGATGATCTCGATCGGTTCGCTGTACTACCTGATCCCGCGGCTGTTCGGCGAGAAGCAGATGTACAGCGTGCGCCTGATTGAATGGCACTTCTGGATCGCGACCATCGGCGTGGTGCTGTATATCGCCTCGATGTGGATCGCGGGTGTGATGGAAGGCCTGATGTGGCGCGCCACGCAGCCGGACGGCACGCTGACCTACGCCTTCGTCGAAGCGGTCAAGGCCAAGTATCCGTTCTATCTGATTCGCCTGCTGGGTGGCATGTGCTTCCTGTCCGGCATGCTGTTGATGGCCTACAACATCGCCAAGACCATCGTCGGCAAGCCCGCCATCGATGCGCCGATTCCGGCCAGCATCGCCGCCTCCGCCCACTGA
- the ccoS gene encoding cbb3-type cytochrome oxidase assembly protein CcoS, protein METLYLLVPMSLVLVVVIAGALWWALHAGQYDDLDRPAESILLDNDKP, encoded by the coding sequence ATGGAAACGCTTTACCTGCTGGTGCCGATGAGCCTGGTGCTCGTGGTGGTCATCGCGGGCGCGCTGTGGTGGGCGCTTCATGCCGGGCAGTACGACGACCTGGACCGGCCTGCCGAATCGATCCTGCTGGACAACGACAAGCCGTGA
- a CDS encoding heavy metal translocating P-type ATPase, with translation MSPPPATSPSASMLAPFQPPGGRDGADTVAGGAGAALACFHCGLPVTDAEPLAADLDGSRRVFCCGGCQALAQTLHAAGFAHLYGDEARFARPIDDDARRQAEPIWAAYDAPELRAQFVRPLDGGRAEITLAPENIRCAACAWLIEQHLSRQPGVESAVANVATRRVVVRWRDGAQTVSGLLAALAGIGYMAWPFEVSRTDQQDRRARRGLLMRMAVAMLGMMQVMMYAWPIYTHEATIDPGQLQLMRWASFALTLPVVCYAASPIFAGAWRSLRQRHMGMDVPVAIGVAAGFAASALATVRGVGEVYFDSVTMFVAFLLLARYLELRVRQASRSGAEMLARQLPATCERLATAGAAGERIPVARLRAGDLIRVKAGEIVPADGAVTAGTSELDESMLTGESRPVRRCAGDTVLAGSFNTASPLELRVTRVGAGTRLAEIVAVLDRALAEKPRLATLADRVAGWFVATLLVLAALTGLVWGLWIDPSRALLVTIAVLVVSCPCALSLATPAALAAAGAALSRRGVLLTRGHALETLARVTDVVLDKTGTLTEGRFAVAAVEPLGEADSDRCLALAAAMERGGEHPIARALVAAAPDLAGQPLQVSDMRNVPGHGLEAMVAGRRLRLGRADFVLALGGAHQSAPAAADNLVHPGATVVWLGAETGPLARFVLADVERHETPMLLARLRELGVRCHLVSGDNQAAVQWWATHFGIERTAGEVTPEGKRDYVARLQQGGAVVLAVGDGINDAPVLAQAQVSIAIGSGAPLAQAGADAVLTHGGVAEIATALAVSRQTRRVVRQNLGWAFFYNVVAIPLAATGLVTAWMAGIGMSLSSLLVVANAWRLLRAGKPRRTSRPASLA, from the coding sequence ATGTCGCCGCCCCCAGCCACCAGTCCTTCCGCCAGCATGCTGGCGCCATTCCAGCCGCCCGGCGGGCGCGATGGCGCCGACACGGTCGCGGGCGGCGCCGGCGCGGCGCTGGCCTGCTTCCATTGCGGTTTGCCGGTCACCGATGCCGAACCGCTCGCCGCCGACCTGGACGGCAGCCGCCGCGTATTCTGCTGCGGCGGCTGCCAGGCCCTGGCACAGACCCTCCATGCCGCCGGCTTTGCCCACCTGTACGGCGACGAAGCCCGCTTCGCCCGGCCCATCGACGACGATGCCCGGCGCCAGGCCGAGCCGATCTGGGCCGCCTACGATGCCCCGGAACTGCGCGCCCAGTTTGTCCGCCCGCTCGACGGCGGCCGCGCAGAGATCACGCTGGCTCCCGAGAACATCCGCTGCGCCGCCTGTGCCTGGCTGATCGAACAGCACCTGTCGCGCCAGCCGGGCGTGGAATCGGCGGTCGCCAACGTCGCCACGCGGCGCGTGGTGGTGCGCTGGCGCGACGGCGCCCAGACGGTGTCGGGGCTGCTGGCGGCGCTGGCCGGCATCGGCTACATGGCCTGGCCCTTCGAAGTCTCGCGCACCGACCAGCAGGACCGCCGCGCGCGCCGCGGCCTGCTGATGCGCATGGCGGTGGCCATGCTCGGCATGATGCAGGTGATGATGTACGCGTGGCCGATCTATACCCACGAAGCCACCATCGATCCCGGCCAGCTGCAGCTGATGCGCTGGGCCAGCTTCGCGCTGACCCTGCCGGTGGTGTGCTATGCCGCCTCGCCAATCTTCGCCGGCGCCTGGCGCAGCCTGCGCCAGCGCCATATGGGCATGGACGTGCCGGTGGCGATCGGCGTCGCCGCGGGCTTTGCCGCCAGTGCGCTGGCGACGGTGCGCGGCGTGGGCGAGGTGTATTTCGATTCGGTGACGATGTTCGTCGCGTTCCTGTTGCTGGCGCGCTACCTGGAACTGCGCGTACGCCAGGCTTCGCGCAGCGGTGCCGAAATGCTGGCGCGCCAGTTGCCCGCCACGTGCGAGCGGCTGGCCACGGCCGGCGCGGCGGGCGAGCGTATCCCGGTCGCGCGGCTGCGCGCGGGCGACCTGATCCGCGTCAAGGCGGGTGAGATCGTCCCGGCCGACGGCGCGGTCACCGCGGGCACCAGCGAGCTCGATGAATCCATGCTGACCGGCGAAAGCCGTCCGGTGCGCCGCTGCGCCGGCGACACCGTGCTGGCCGGCAGCTTCAATACCGCCAGCCCGCTGGAACTGCGCGTGACCCGCGTTGGCGCCGGCACCCGCCTGGCCGAGATCGTCGCGGTGCTGGACCGCGCGCTGGCCGAGAAGCCGCGCCTGGCGACGCTGGCCGACCGCGTTGCGGGCTGGTTCGTGGCGACGCTGCTGGTGCTGGCGGCACTGACCGGCTTGGTCTGGGGCCTCTGGATCGATCCGTCGCGAGCCTTGCTGGTGACCATCGCGGTGCTGGTGGTCAGCTGCCCGTGCGCGTTGTCGCTGGCCACGCCCGCGGCACTGGCCGCTGCCGGCGCGGCGCTGTCGCGGCGTGGCGTGCTGCTGACGCGGGGTCACGCGCTGGAAACACTTGCCCGCGTCACCGACGTGGTGCTCGACAAGACCGGCACGCTGACCGAGGGCCGCTTTGCCGTGGCGGCGGTCGAGCCGCTGGGCGAAGCCGATTCCGACCGCTGCCTGGCGCTGGCCGCGGCGATGGAGCGCGGCGGCGAGCATCCGATCGCGCGCGCGCTGGTGGCGGCAGCGCCCGATCTTGCCGGCCAGCCGCTGCAGGTGAGCGACATGCGCAACGTGCCCGGCCACGGCCTCGAGGCGATGGTCGCCGGCCGCCGCCTGCGCCTGGGCCGCGCCGACTTTGTCTTGGCGCTCGGCGGTGCTCACCAGTCTGCGCCGGCCGCTGCCGACAACCTGGTGCATCCCGGCGCCACGGTGGTCTGGCTCGGCGCAGAGACCGGCCCGCTGGCGCGCTTCGTGCTGGCCGACGTCGAACGCCACGAAACCCCGATGCTGCTGGCGCGCCTGCGCGAACTGGGCGTGCGTTGCCATCTGGTCTCCGGCGACAACCAGGCCGCGGTGCAATGGTGGGCCACGCACTTCGGCATCGAGCGCACGGCCGGCGAGGTCACGCCCGAAGGCAAGCGCGACTACGTCGCGCGGCTGCAGCAGGGCGGGGCCGTGGTGCTGGCAGTCGGCGACGGCATCAACGACGCGCCGGTGCTGGCGCAGGCGCAGGTGTCGATTGCCATCGGCAGCGGCGCGCCGCTGGCCCAGGCCGGAGCCGACGCGGTGCTGACGCACGGCGGCGTGGCCGAGATCGCGACGGCGCTGGCCGTGTCGCGCCAGACGCGCCGGGTAGTGCGCCAGAACCTGGGCTGGGCCTTTTTCTACAACGTGGTCGCGATTCCGCTCGCGGCGACGGGGCTGGTGACGGCCTGGATGGCCGGCATCGGCATGTCGCTGTCGTCGCTGCTGGTGGTCGCCAATGCCTGGCGCCTGCTGCGCGCCGGCAAGCCGCGTCGCACGTCGCGGCCTGCGTCGCTGGCATAA
- the zapE gene encoding cell division protein ZapE, whose translation MNVTEYYEKELKERGYQSDEAQLRAVARLQQCYDEWVAYKGRRNNALKKLLVRPDVPQGVYMWGGVGRGKSFLMDSFYTCVPVVRKTRLHFHEFMREVHRQLEELRGRPDPLDELAKRIARRFRLICFDEFHVSDVADAMILHRLLQQLFDNGVQFVMTSNYRPDLLYTDGLHRDRVLPAIALIQQKMDVLNVDAGIDYRKRALEQVQAYHTPLDAKANSALRDAFTSIAGVADESPLLHIEHRELRALRKANGVVWFDFATLCGGPRSQNDYLELASQFHTVILSDVPRMTPRMSSEARRFTWLIDVFYDHKVKLLMSAEVPADELYTEGQMANEFHRTVSRIIEMQSREYLESERRTMDTTLT comes from the coding sequence ATGAACGTCACCGAGTACTACGAGAAGGAACTGAAGGAGCGCGGCTACCAGTCCGACGAGGCCCAGCTGCGCGCCGTGGCCCGGCTGCAGCAGTGCTACGACGAATGGGTCGCCTACAAGGGGCGCCGCAACAACGCGCTGAAAAAGCTGCTGGTGCGCCCCGATGTGCCGCAGGGCGTCTACATGTGGGGCGGGGTGGGGCGCGGCAAGTCGTTCCTGATGGACAGCTTCTATACCTGCGTGCCGGTGGTGCGCAAGACGCGGCTGCATTTCCATGAATTCATGCGCGAGGTGCACCGCCAGCTGGAAGAGCTGCGCGGCCGTCCCGACCCGCTCGACGAACTGGCCAAGCGCATCGCGCGTCGTTTCCGCCTGATCTGCTTCGACGAATTCCATGTCAGCGACGTCGCCGACGCGATGATCCTGCATCGCCTGCTGCAGCAGCTGTTCGACAACGGCGTGCAGTTCGTGATGACCTCCAACTACCGGCCCGACCTGCTGTACACCGATGGCTTGCACCGTGACCGCGTGCTGCCCGCCATCGCGCTGATCCAGCAGAAGATGGACGTGCTCAATGTCGATGCCGGCATCGACTACCGCAAGCGCGCGCTGGAACAGGTGCAGGCCTACCACACCCCGCTGGACGCCAAGGCCAACTCCGCGCTACGGGATGCGTTTACTTCCATTGCCGGGGTCGCCGACGAGTCGCCGCTGCTGCATATCGAGCACCGCGAGCTGCGCGCGCTGCGCAAGGCCAACGGCGTGGTGTGGTTCGACTTTGCCACGCTGTGCGGCGGCCCGCGCTCGCAGAACGACTACCTGGAACTGGCTTCGCAGTTCCATACGGTGATCCTGTCCGACGTGCCGCGCATGACGCCGCGGATGTCGTCCGAGGCGCGCCGCTTCACCTGGCTGATCGACGTCTTCTACGACCACAAGGTCAAGCTGCTGATGTCGGCCGAAGTGCCCGCCGACGAACTCTATACCGAAGGCCAGATGGCCAACGAATTCCATCGCACCGTGTCGCGCATCATCGAGATGCAGTCGCGCGAGTACCTGGAATCCGAACGCCGCACCATGGATACGACGCTTACCTGA
- the lpdA gene encoding dihydrolipoyl dehydrogenase translates to MSKQFDVLVIGAGPGGYIAAIRAGQLGLNVACCEGNPYDDPKGEARLGGTCLNVGCIPSKALLASSEEFENVQHHLGDHGITVGDVKVDVAKMLKRKDDIVGKMTKGIEFLFRKNKVTLLKGYGKFVGKSAEGFQVEIAGEVVTAKQVIIATGSKARHLPGITVDNELVSDNEGALKFPSVPKKLGVIGAGVIGLELGSVWRRLGADVTVLEALPAFLGAADEGVAKEAQKQLTKQGLKFSLGVKVDEVTTGKNGVTVKYTDKDGAAQTLEVDRLIVSVGRVPNTDNLGLDAVGLAVDQRGFIEVDDHCATKVPGLWAIGDVVRGPMLAHKAEDEGVAVAERIAGQKPHIDYNCIPWVIYTFPEIAWVGKTEAQLKAEGREYKAGQFPFMANGRALGMGHADGFVKMLADAKTDEILGVHIVAANASDLIAEAVVAMEFKAASEDIGRVCHPHPSMSEVMREAALAVDKRQLNM, encoded by the coding sequence ATGAGCAAACAATTTGACGTGCTGGTGATCGGCGCCGGCCCCGGCGGCTACATCGCCGCGATCCGTGCCGGCCAGCTGGGCCTGAACGTGGCCTGCTGCGAAGGCAACCCGTATGACGATCCCAAGGGCGAAGCCCGCCTGGGCGGCACCTGCCTGAACGTGGGCTGCATCCCCTCCAAGGCGCTGCTGGCTTCGTCGGAAGAATTCGAGAACGTCCAGCACCACCTGGGCGACCATGGCATCACCGTGGGCGACGTCAAGGTCGACGTGGCCAAGATGCTCAAGCGCAAGGACGACATCGTCGGCAAGATGACCAAGGGCATCGAGTTCCTGTTCCGCAAGAACAAGGTGACGCTGCTCAAGGGCTACGGCAAGTTCGTCGGCAAGAGCGCCGAAGGCTTCCAGGTCGAGATCGCCGGCGAAGTCGTGACCGCCAAGCAGGTCATCATCGCCACCGGCTCGAAGGCCCGCCACCTGCCGGGCATCACCGTCGACAACGAGCTGGTCAGCGATAACGAAGGCGCGCTCAAGTTCCCGTCGGTGCCGAAGAAGCTGGGCGTGATCGGCGCCGGCGTGATCGGCCTCGAGCTGGGTTCGGTGTGGCGCCGCCTGGGCGCCGACGTGACCGTGCTGGAAGCGCTGCCCGCCTTCCTGGGCGCGGCCGACGAGGGCGTGGCCAAGGAAGCGCAGAAGCAGCTGACCAAGCAGGGCCTGAAGTTCAGCCTGGGCGTGAAGGTGGACGAAGTGACCACCGGCAAGAACGGCGTGACCGTCAAGTACACCGACAAGGACGGCGCGGCCCAGACCCTGGAAGTCGATCGCCTGATCGTGTCGGTCGGACGCGTGCCGAATACCGACAACCTGGGCCTGGACGCAGTCGGCCTGGCGGTCGACCAGCGCGGTTTTATCGAGGTGGACGACCACTGCGCCACCAAGGTGCCGGGCCTGTGGGCCATCGGCGACGTGGTGCGCGGCCCGATGCTGGCGCACAAGGCCGAGGACGAGGGCGTGGCCGTGGCCGAGCGCATCGCCGGCCAGAAGCCGCATATCGACTACAACTGCATTCCGTGGGTGATCTACACCTTCCCGGAAATCGCCTGGGTCGGCAAGACCGAAGCCCAGCTCAAGGCCGAAGGCCGCGAGTACAAGGCCGGCCAGTTCCCGTTCATGGCCAACGGCCGTGCGCTGGGCATGGGCCACGCCGACGGCTTCGTCAAGATGCTGGCGGATGCCAAGACCGACGAGATCCTGGGCGTGCACATCGTTGCCGCCAACGCTTCGGACCTGATCGCCGAAGCCGTGGTGGCGATGGAGTTCAAGGCCGCCAGCGAAGATATCGGCCGCGTCTGCCATCCGCACCCGTCGATGTCGGAAGTCATGCGCGAAGCCGCGCTGGCCGTCGACAAGCGCCAACTCAATATGTAA